GTGATTTCTCGTTCTGCCGAAGCTCAGTTATACGCAGCTTGATGCTCTACAATCTCCAAGTAGTCTGGCTCAGTATGTAAATTGGCCTTGAGTTCAAAGTACTCATTCTTAGTTTGCTCAAGCATGACCTTGCGCGGCCGGGAGTACATAATTGTCTCCATTAGCTTTAACTCCTCCTGGTGCCGTGGGACTTGCATTTCTACAGCAGGCTGAAGCTGGGCCATGTTTTTCCTCAGGTACTCTGTAATTCCAAGCTGCTGCAGCTCTTTCTCCCGCTCCAAAATATTCCTATACAAGGAGTTAGGGTCCCCAAGCGTAAGAAACTCAGCCGGGCACTCCCCTGGCATGGGTTTGAACTTTGAGCCCAGATTGCCTGTAAGAGGAGACGTGTTCTCCTTCTCCATGATGCTTCGACAAACATGATTCTTGGAGCTCGGGTGGTCTAGGCTATAATCCAGATCTGCGTCATGCTCCTTTTGCTGAGAGCAGTACGTTGGGTTCCGACAGATCTGCACAATGGGGCTGTGCGATCTCTCCTCATACAAGGTGGCAGATCCAGGTCTTTGTGTGAGAGTGTGGTGCGTTGTTTTCTGCCCATACATGCTATAATGTAAGTGTATGGggctgttgctgctgttttctCTTGGATGCTCtcctgctgtttttctttttgctctGCGGCGCCGCCGatgcacaacaaaaacaaccagcCCAGCTGAGCAGAATATTATCATTAAGACTAAAACAAGAAGACTAAGGATGAGCACAGAGAGTGGGACGGTTTCTGTGAGGGAGCTGAGCAAGCCTCTGCCAGAGCCGTCGGGGCCCAGTGTAGCAGTCACGCTCTCCTCTCCATCTGGAGCCAAAGAGTGGGTTCCCAAACCGGTGCAGAGCACTTCGTGACGTAAGCTCCTCAGATCAGCCTGCATCACTTTCTTTGGGGTGTGGCACAAAATGGAGCCCACTACTGTGTCTTTTCTCAGTTTTTCCACCCACTGTTTGAGGCTGAACAAGTCACAGCTGCAGTCCCACGGGTTGTCCTCAAAATAAATCTGCTCTAATGAGTCGAGTTGATCAAGCACGTTGCTCACTGGCAGGTGCATAAACAGATTTTTCCTCAGATTTAATTTGGTGAGGGGTGCATTGCGAAATATCTGTGCAGGAAGAGAGCTGAGCAGGTTGTTGTTTAATGATAACAGATTAAGGTTTGGCAGGGGATTAAATGTGCCTGGAGCGATGTCCTTGATAAGGTTATATTCCAGATACAAGTATTCGAGGTTGTGGAGCCCCACAAACATTGTGGAGTAAAGTTTTTCAATTCGGTTACCGTTCAAATGCAGTTTCTTCAAACTGCTTAAGCTGAGGAAAGTCTCATTGTCGATATAATCAATCCTATTGTTTGCCAAATTGAGCAATTCCAGCCCATCATATGTAACAAAATCATACCTGTACAGTTTCTGAATCATATTTCCTGTCATGACCATTTTAGTGGGGCTTTGCTGAAGTATTCCGATATCCGAAACCTTTTGAATTCCTCTGTCTTGACAATGCATCACAAACCCCGTCACAGGGTGATTGTGACAAGAACAATGCTCTACACAAGGACTACCCGGAACGTGAGACGGTGTTGGTTCCTTGGCGTCGTCTTTGGCATCAGTCAACTTGGGAATCTGCGCCCCCTTGGATGAGGGCGTAACAACCATATCCAATGACTTAGAGGGTTCCTCTAAATTGATATCTGCGTGGGATGGACAGAGAATTTCCCGCTTGACTTTAGCTAAGATGGTGCCCTTGAGGTTGTGTGGTGAGCTGCAGACCACCTCCCCGATTGCAGACTGGCCCCTCATGTTCTCCATCCagatttttaaatgcaaaatgtCACAGTCACACACCCAGTCATTGTCCTCCAAGAGTAGCTCCATAATCCGACCAATGTGCTCTAAAAACCCAACATAAGGCAGAGTCTGGAGCTTATTGCCACGTAGGTCCAGGTGGGTGAGAGGCACAAAACGGAAAATGTTGTTTGGTAAAAACTCCATGGAATTATCATTGAGGATTAGGACCTTGAGGCGGATCAGTTTGTTGAAGGCCCCAGGCTCAATGACCCGAATGAAATTTGTGTCCGCTTGGAGAAACTCCAAATTCACCAGGCCTTGAAAAGTGTCCTCTTTGAGTGTGACCAGGAAATTTCTATTGATGTGGAGTTTTTTCAGAGAACCAAGAGAACTAAAAACCCCTGGTTCTAATTCTTGTATGCTATTACCTCCGATGTGCAGCGAAAGGGCATTTTTGAGCCCTTCCATTTCCTCAGTGCGAAGCTCAACCAAGTCATTTTTATAAAGGTTCAGGTGGAAGGGCACATCTGACGGAATTTTAATTTGGGAGATGCTGCTGAGGTTTCTCTGCTCGCAGTTAATGTAGAGGATGCCGTCCTTTGCCTCGCAGGAGCACAAGGAGTCACAAGACTCGCTAATTGAGGTCGACGGGTGTAAGGGATGAGAATCTTGGCATCGGATCGCCTTTAAAAACACGGTGACCAAAATGACACAGGGCAACATGATGGTCTGTGATACCTGTAATGAAAAAAGGTGGGTGGGGGGAGGAGAGGGGGAAAACAATATTAAATTCATACAGTTTCAAGTTGTCTAAAATAACATTCAGTTGTAAGGTTCTAGTTGTCTCTGAATAATAGCAAAAGGTCTGCAGCATTCTGCAGTTTGGTTGGTTCATTTGATCAAGTGCGAATGCTATCATTTAAACCCCGGCGATCACCAAACAAATGGACAAAGATCGCTTTGGCTTGAGGTGGCTCCGCTCTCCGTTCTGTTGTGCTGAAATGTGACTGCGTCTTGTGCCAAAGACAAAGACCGGTGTAAAAACAGCAGTATT
Above is a genomic segment from Dunckerocampus dactyliophorus isolate RoL2022-P2 chromosome 1, RoL_Ddac_1.1, whole genome shotgun sequence containing:
- the slitrk6 gene encoding SLIT and NTRK-like protein 6, which codes for MLPCVILVTVFLKAIRCQDSHPLHPSTSISESCDSLCSCEAKDGILYINCEQRNLSSISQIKIPSDVPFHLNLYKNDLVELRTEEMEGLKNALSLHIGGNSIQELEPGVFSSLGSLKKLHINRNFLVTLKEDTFQGLVNLEFLQADTNFIRVIEPGAFNKLIRLKVLILNDNSMEFLPNNIFRFVPLTHLDLRGNKLQTLPYVGFLEHIGRIMELLLEDNDWVCDCDILHLKIWMENMRGQSAIGEVVCSSPHNLKGTILAKVKREILCPSHADINLEEPSKSLDMVVTPSSKGAQIPKLTDAKDDAKEPTPSHVPGSPCVEHCSCHNHPVTGFVMHCQDRGIQKVSDIGILQQSPTKMVMTGNMIQKLYRYDFVTYDGLELLNLANNRIDYIDNETFLSLSSLKKLHLNGNRIEKLYSTMFVGLHNLEYLYLEYNLIKDIAPGTFNPLPNLNLLSLNNNLLSSLPAQIFRNAPLTKLNLRKNLFMHLPVSNVLDQLDSLEQIYFEDNPWDCSCDLFSLKQWVEKLRKDTVVGSILCHTPKKVMQADLRSLRHEVLCTGLGTHSLAPDGEESVTATLGPDGSGRGLLSSLTETVPLSVLILSLLVLVLMIIFCSAGLVVFVVHRRRRRAKRKTAGEHPRENSSNSPIHLHYSMYGQKTTHHTLTQRPGSATLYEERSHSPIVQICRNPTYCSQQKEHDADLDYSLDHPSSKNHVCRSIMEKENTSPLTGNLGSKFKPMPGECPAEFLTLGDPNSLYRNILEREKELQQLGITEYLRKNMAQLQPAVEMQVPRHQEELKLMETIMYSRPRKVMLEQTKNEYFELKANLHTEPDYLEIVEHQAAYN